In Oryza brachyantha chromosome 2, ObraRS2, whole genome shotgun sequence, a single window of DNA contains:
- the LOC102699755 gene encoding 18.6 kDa class III heat shock protein produces MTELFDTAVTSLFHLPEVLDRLADAGGRRSAGDHANHAGRGHGDRIGGIGGGGGGGAPVDIVETLGTYEFVLDVPGLSKSDIQVTLEEDRVLVMKSSNGKRKREEEEEDGDCKYIRLERRASPRSFARKFRLPEDADTGGISARCENGVLTVTVKKRPPPEKKTKSVQVTIA; encoded by the exons ATGACGGAGCTGTTCGACACGGCCGTGACAAGCCTCTTCCACCTGCCGGAGGTGCTCGACCGCCTCGCTGACGCCGGGGGCCGCCGATCGGCGGGCGACCACGCGAACCACGCCGGGCGTGGTCACGGGGACCGCATCGGCGGCatcggtggcggaggaggcggcggcgcgccggtggACATCGTGGAGACGCTGGGTACGTACGAGTTCGTGCTCGACGTCCCTGGCCTCTCCAAGTCCGACATCCAG GTGACGCTGGAGGAGGACCGCGTGCTGGTGATGAAGAGCAGCAACGGGAAGCGgaagcgggaggaggaggaggaggacggggacTGCAAGTACATCCGGCTGGAgcgccgcgcgtcgccgaGGTCGTTCGCGCGCAAGTTCCGGCTGCCGGAGGACGCGGACACCGGCGGCATCTCGGCGCGCTGCGAGAACGGCGTGCTCACGGTCACCGTCAAgaagcggccgccgccggagaagaagacCAAGTCCGTCCAGGTCACCATCGCTTGA
- the LOC102713329 gene encoding phosphoinositide phosphatase SAC2-like isoform X2 produces the protein MDAAEAAAEQEAEAACLQSFELYESESRFYIFGTNTGKTHWRLLKIDRLEPSDLDLHECPTVYTQSEYCGLLKNLDKEHRLTGGIKFVTKFYGIIGFIKFVGPFYMLIITEQRKIGEIFDHPVYQVTKTSMVELANSKMRSKFLNSKDENRYRKILNTLDLRKDFFFSYSYPIMRSLQKNLSDPQEGWSVYESTFVWNEFLTRGIRNFLRTTLWTVALVYGFFKQDKFSISGKDIMFTLIARRSRHFAGTRYLKRGVNERGRVANDVETEQVVYGAGPRPTEVSSVVQNRGSIPLFWSQETSKMNIKPDIILHQKGENYEATRLHFENLRRRYGDPIIILNLIKKRERRESILRREFDRAIRIINESIQEENHLRFLHWDLHENSRGKPTNVLDVLLKVAFRALRLTEFFYCQLAPPTGSDIAHHWPSLLSGLDPFLCEENSNSDNTDCMEIVGDMSQEDISGSSDSSCNGTVEDKAENNELPPLKPPKFQKGVLRTNCIDCLDRTNVAQYAYGLAALGHQLHALGSIESPELGLDDPLAHHLMHFYERMGDTLAVQYSGSAAHNKIFSAKRGHLKLFIRSQEFFRTLQRHYSNTCIDANKQSAINLFLGYFQPQQGKPALWELESPSVDHIGVLSGDHTRTMKRVKSDGNILCESNTSISGCSGCYNKDKEPLNAASPDVKCGSQCPVSESHSVQDNEISSTCESEVSNLRHC, from the exons ATGGATGCAGCTGAGGCTGCGGCGGAgcaggaggcggaggccgccTGCCTGCAGAGCTTCGAGCTCTACGAGAGCGAGTCG aggttttatatttttggaactaacACTGGCAAAACACATTGGAGATTACTGAAGATTGATAGATTGGAGCCATCAGACCTTGACCTACACGAGTGTCCTACCGTGTATACACAAAGTGAATATTGTGGACTGTTAAAAAATCTTGATAAAGAGCACAGGTTGACTGGTGGTATAAAGTTTGTTACAAAATTTTATGGCATAATTG GTTTCATAAAGTTCGTTGGACCATTTTACATGTTAATTATTACCGAGCAGAGGAAAATTGGGGAAATCTTTGATCATCCAGTATACCAGGTGACTAAGACTTCAATGGTCGAGCTAGCAAATTCTAAGATGCGATCCAAATTTCTAAATTCCAAGGATGAGAACAG ATACAGGAAGATACTGAATACACTTGATCTCAGGAAGGACTTCTTTTTCAGTTACTCATACCCTATAATGAGAAGTCTTCAAAAGAACTTGAGCGATCCACAGGAAGGATGGAGCGTGTATGAGTCAACTTTTGTGTGGAATGAATTTCTCACTCGAGGGATACGCAATTTTCTCAGAACTACTTTGTGGACTGTTGCATTGGTCTATGGTTTTTTTAAGCAG gataaattttcaatatctGGGAAGGACATCATGTTCACGCTCATTGCTAGGCGCTCAAGGCATTTTGCTGGAACCAG ATATTTGAAGAGAGGAGTGAATGAGAGAGGCAGAGTAGCAAATGATGTTGAGACCGAGCAAGTTGTTTATGGAGCTGGGCCTAGGCCTACAGAAGTAAGTTCTGTTGTGCAGAACAGGGGTTCAATCCCATTATTCTGGTCACAGGAGACATCAAAAATGAATATTAAACCTGATATTATAC TGCATCAGAAAGGCGAAAATTATGAAGCTACCAGGCTCCATTTTGAGAATCTCAGGAGAAGATATGGAGATCCTatcattattttaaacttgattaAG AAACGTGAGAGGCGAGAGTCAATACTTCGTCGTGAATTTGATAGGGCAATACGGATAATAAACGAGAGCATACAAGAGGAGAATCATCTGAGGTTCTTGCATTGGGATCTTCATGAAAACTCTCGAGG AAAACCAACAAATGTGCTTGATGTTCTTTTGAAAGTGGCATTTCGTGCTCTGAGGTTGACAGAGTTCTTCTATTGTCAACTTGCACCACCTACAGGGTCTGATATTGCTCACCATTGGCCTTCTCTATT gAGTGGTCTTGATCCATTTTTATGTGAAGAAAACAGCAACAGCGACAACACAGACTGTATGGAAATTGTTGGTGACATGTCACAAGAAGACATCTCTGGCAGTTCTGATTCCTCTTGCAATGGAACTGTAGAAGATAAAGCTGAAAACAACGAATTGCCACCACTAAAACCACCAAAATTCCAAAAGGGTGTCTTACGGACGAATTGTATAGACTGTTTGGATCGAACTAATGTTGCCCAGTATGCCTATGGTTTAGCTGCTCTTGGACATCAGTTGCATGCGCTTGGTTCTATAGAATCCCCAGAACTTGGTTTAGATGACCCCTTGGCTCATCATTTGATGCACTTCTATGAGAGGATGGGTGACACCCTTGCTGTACAATACAGCGGTTCAGCTGCTCATAACAAG ATATTCTCTGCAAAGAGAGGTCACCTGAAGCTTTTTATTCGATCGCAAGAGTTCTTCAGAACACTACAACGGCACTACAGCAATACTTGTATCGATGCTAACAAACAATCAGCCATAAACTT ATTTCTTGGATACTTCCAACCACAGCAAGGAAAACCTGCACTCTGGGAGCTAGAGTCGCCTTCAGTGGATCATATCGGTGTACTTTCTGGTGATCACACACG TACAATGAAAAGAGTGAAATCAGATGGCAACATTCTTTGTGAAAGCAACACATCCATATCTGGGTGTAGTGGTTGTTATAACAAAGACAAGGAACCGTTGAATGCAGCCTCACCTGATGTTAAATGTGGGTCACAGTGTCCAGTATCGGAATCTCATTCTGTGCAGGACAATGAAATTTCATCAACCTGTGAAAGTGAGGTATCAAACTTAAG GCATTGTTGA
- the LOC102713329 gene encoding phosphoinositide phosphatase SAC2-like isoform X1, with translation MDAAEAAAEQEAEAACLQSFELYESESRFYIFGTNTGKTHWRLLKIDRLEPSDLDLHECPTVYTQSEYCGLLKNLDKEHRLTGGIKFVTKFYGIIGFIKFVGPFYMLIITEQRKIGEIFDHPVYQVTKTSMVELANSKMRSKFLNSKDENRYRKILNTLDLRKDFFFSYSYPIMRSLQKNLSDPQEGWSVYESTFVWNEFLTRGIRNFLRTTLWTVALVYGFFKQDKFSISGKDIMFTLIARRSRHFAGTRYLKRGVNERGRVANDVETEQVVYGAGPRPTEVSSVVQNRGSIPLFWSQETSKMNIKPDIILHQKGENYEATRLHFENLRRRYGDPIIILNLIKKRERRESILRREFDRAIRIINESIQEENHLRFLHWDLHENSRGKPTNVLDVLLKVAFRALRLTEFFYCQLAPPTGSDIAHHWPSLLSGLDPFLCEENSNSDNTDCMEIVGDMSQEDISGSSDSSCNGTVEDKAENNELPPLKPPKFQKGVLRTNCIDCLDRTNVAQYAYGLAALGHQLHALGSIESPELGLDDPLAHHLMHFYERMGDTLAVQYSGSAAHNKIFSAKRGHLKLFIRSQEFFRTLQRHYSNTCIDANKQSAINLFLGYFQPQQGKPALWELESPSVDHIGVLSGDHTRTMKRVKSDGNILCESNTSISGCSGCYNKDKEPLNAASPDVKCGSQCPVSESHSVQDNEISSTCESEVSNLRHTPTLSQIHHVPGIVEIDCCINSGDSNFLDLEWLSASGNSSDERSIAISTPDINLSAENVIGGLNSETMENQGADVHAQNLPEHFVQWVNHGDTFWY, from the exons ATGGATGCAGCTGAGGCTGCGGCGGAgcaggaggcggaggccgccTGCCTGCAGAGCTTCGAGCTCTACGAGAGCGAGTCG aggttttatatttttggaactaacACTGGCAAAACACATTGGAGATTACTGAAGATTGATAGATTGGAGCCATCAGACCTTGACCTACACGAGTGTCCTACCGTGTATACACAAAGTGAATATTGTGGACTGTTAAAAAATCTTGATAAAGAGCACAGGTTGACTGGTGGTATAAAGTTTGTTACAAAATTTTATGGCATAATTG GTTTCATAAAGTTCGTTGGACCATTTTACATGTTAATTATTACCGAGCAGAGGAAAATTGGGGAAATCTTTGATCATCCAGTATACCAGGTGACTAAGACTTCAATGGTCGAGCTAGCAAATTCTAAGATGCGATCCAAATTTCTAAATTCCAAGGATGAGAACAG ATACAGGAAGATACTGAATACACTTGATCTCAGGAAGGACTTCTTTTTCAGTTACTCATACCCTATAATGAGAAGTCTTCAAAAGAACTTGAGCGATCCACAGGAAGGATGGAGCGTGTATGAGTCAACTTTTGTGTGGAATGAATTTCTCACTCGAGGGATACGCAATTTTCTCAGAACTACTTTGTGGACTGTTGCATTGGTCTATGGTTTTTTTAAGCAG gataaattttcaatatctGGGAAGGACATCATGTTCACGCTCATTGCTAGGCGCTCAAGGCATTTTGCTGGAACCAG ATATTTGAAGAGAGGAGTGAATGAGAGAGGCAGAGTAGCAAATGATGTTGAGACCGAGCAAGTTGTTTATGGAGCTGGGCCTAGGCCTACAGAAGTAAGTTCTGTTGTGCAGAACAGGGGTTCAATCCCATTATTCTGGTCACAGGAGACATCAAAAATGAATATTAAACCTGATATTATAC TGCATCAGAAAGGCGAAAATTATGAAGCTACCAGGCTCCATTTTGAGAATCTCAGGAGAAGATATGGAGATCCTatcattattttaaacttgattaAG AAACGTGAGAGGCGAGAGTCAATACTTCGTCGTGAATTTGATAGGGCAATACGGATAATAAACGAGAGCATACAAGAGGAGAATCATCTGAGGTTCTTGCATTGGGATCTTCATGAAAACTCTCGAGG AAAACCAACAAATGTGCTTGATGTTCTTTTGAAAGTGGCATTTCGTGCTCTGAGGTTGACAGAGTTCTTCTATTGTCAACTTGCACCACCTACAGGGTCTGATATTGCTCACCATTGGCCTTCTCTATT gAGTGGTCTTGATCCATTTTTATGTGAAGAAAACAGCAACAGCGACAACACAGACTGTATGGAAATTGTTGGTGACATGTCACAAGAAGACATCTCTGGCAGTTCTGATTCCTCTTGCAATGGAACTGTAGAAGATAAAGCTGAAAACAACGAATTGCCACCACTAAAACCACCAAAATTCCAAAAGGGTGTCTTACGGACGAATTGTATAGACTGTTTGGATCGAACTAATGTTGCCCAGTATGCCTATGGTTTAGCTGCTCTTGGACATCAGTTGCATGCGCTTGGTTCTATAGAATCCCCAGAACTTGGTTTAGATGACCCCTTGGCTCATCATTTGATGCACTTCTATGAGAGGATGGGTGACACCCTTGCTGTACAATACAGCGGTTCAGCTGCTCATAACAAG ATATTCTCTGCAAAGAGAGGTCACCTGAAGCTTTTTATTCGATCGCAAGAGTTCTTCAGAACACTACAACGGCACTACAGCAATACTTGTATCGATGCTAACAAACAATCAGCCATAAACTT ATTTCTTGGATACTTCCAACCACAGCAAGGAAAACCTGCACTCTGGGAGCTAGAGTCGCCTTCAGTGGATCATATCGGTGTACTTTCTGGTGATCACACACG TACAATGAAAAGAGTGAAATCAGATGGCAACATTCTTTGTGAAAGCAACACATCCATATCTGGGTGTAGTGGTTGTTATAACAAAGACAAGGAACCGTTGAATGCAGCCTCACCTGATGTTAAATGTGGGTCACAGTGTCCAGTATCGGAATCTCATTCTGTGCAGGACAATGAAATTTCATCAACCTGTGAAAGTGAGGTATCAAACTTAAG GCATACTCCCACATTATCTCAGATACATCATGTTCCAGGCATTGTTGAAATTGACTGTTGCATTAATTCTGGTGATTCAAACTTTCTGGATCTTGAATGGCTCTCAGCTTCAGGCAACTCAAGCGATGAAAG GTCTATTGCAATTAGTACTCCAGATATTAACCTTTCAGCGGAGAATGTTATTGGTGGCCTAAATTCTGAAACCATG GAAAACCAAGGTGCCGATGTCCATGCTCAGAATTTACCTGAGCATTTCGTTCAGTGGGTTAACCACGGAGATACTTTTTGGTATTAA
- the LOC102713602 gene encoding ethylene-responsive transcription factor 1, producing MCGGAILTSLKGHPAGSRRVTEALLWPEKKKPRWGGGGRRHFGGFMEEDEEDFEADFEEFEVDSGESDLELGVEDDDDDVIETKPVKRALSRDNLSTITTAGFDGPAARSAKRKRKNQFRGIRQRPWGKWAAEIRDPRKGVRVWLGTFNSAEEAARAYDAEARRIRGKKAKVNFPETPTTAQKRRAGSTTAKAPKSKVEQKPTVKPAFNNLVNTNAFVYPSTNFTSNKPFVQPENMLFVPAMNSAAPIEDLIINSDQGSNSFGCSDLGWENDTKTPDITSIAPISTIAEVDESAFIRSNTDNSVAPPIMENSTVDLPDLEPYMRFLLDDGAGDSIDSLLNLDGSQDVASNMDLWSFDDMPVSDF from the exons aTGTGCGGCGGCGCCATCCTCACCAGCCTGAAGGGCCATCCGGCCGGGTCGCGCCGGGTGACGGAGGCGCTGCTGTGGCCCGAGAAGAAGAAGCCccggtggggcggcggcgggaggcgccACTTCGGCGGGTTcatggaggaggacgaggaggactTCGAGGCCGACTTCGAGGAGTTCGAGGTGGACTCCGGGGAGTCGGATTTGGAGCTCGGggtggaggacgacgacgatgacgtcATCGAGACCAAGCCCGTGAAGAGGGCCTTGTCCAGAG ATAATTTGAGCACCATCACCACTGCTGGATTTGATGGTCCTGCTGCAAGGTCTGCcaaaaggaagagaaagaaCCAATTCAGGGGCATCCGCCAGCGCCCTTGGGGCAAGTGGGCTGCTGAAATCAGAGATCCTCGCAAGGGTGTTCGTGTCTGGCTTGGCACTTTCAACAGTGCTGAAGAAGCTGCAAGAGCTTATGATGCTGAAGCACGCAGGATTCGTGGCAAGAAGGCTAAGGTGAATTTTCCAGAGACTCCAACTACTGCTCAGAAGCGCCGAGCTGGCTCCACCACTGCTAAAGCACCCAAGTCAAAAGTGGAACAGAAGCCTACTGTCAAACCAGCATTCAACAATCTGGTCAACACAAATGCGTTTGTCTACCCATCAACTAACTTCACTTCAAACAAGCCATTTGTTCAGCCTGAGAATATGCTGTTTGTTCCTGCAATGAACTCTGCTGCTCCTATTGAGGATCTTATCATCAACTCTGACCAGGGAAGCAACTCATTTGGCTGCTCAGACTTGGGCTGGGAGAATGATACCAAGACACCAGATATTACATCAATTGCTCCCATTTCCACCATAGCTGAAGTCGATGAATCTGCATTCATTAGGAGCAATACTGACAACTCAGTGGCCCCTCCGATTATGGAGAACAGTACTGTTGATCTGCCTGATTTAGAACCCTACATGAGGTTCCTTTTGGATGATGGTGCAGGTGACTCAATTGATAGCCTTCTCAACCTGGATGGATCACAGGATGTTGCCAGCAATATGGATCTCTGGAGCTTTGATGACATGCCCGTTAGTGATTTCTAA
- the LOC102713878 gene encoding protein TONSOKU, giving the protein MARHKKHLQLAKEADDLVEQQRASTQLGRTYYEILLKSENDHSAMRNAKKYFKSSMKLARVLKENSSSQKALFLKELIDAYNNMGMLELELDNYEEAEKLLIQGLKICEDEEVHQYDDARSRLHHNLGNVYIELRNWNRAKGHIEKDIEICRKIRHTQGEAKGFINLGEVHSRVQKYEDAKLCYNKALQIMKCLEDEDALMDQIHQNIETVTKAAKVLEEMKADEQKLKKLVRDTSNARGTSKERKLLLEQYAWLDNLMEKASMITAWSKLKEFSKAQKRVANELHDKEKQSNSLLVIGESYQKLRNFSKARKWCMKSWNMYRSIGNLEGQALAKVNIGNVLDSCGDWAGALQAYEEAYRIAVEGDLSNVQLDALENMHYSHMIRFDNIEEAKKLQQKIVNLKRALDQHAARDTVSDYCSETESEDGGVSDNMFDTEDNDANVANNISEESDDDVVLASLLHKSRPSKTKTSNHSIPKNVDGLRGMDEGTKEVLSKSCSNHSGRKRVRVVISDDEAEESPEIYQSKRAFTGRADSLSTSERITNAATSNRNQHTSHPTETREVDSVCTPCPPEESICSFKSGSPVRHGDDAPDLGASSIRKLSVSKPAASGSKVGTPAANSHPQGQNAAGVHSSDADHKFWVFKIGEHLVYLDANSCTCEGAFSIESLKVEVACVYYLQIPDEKRSKGLLPIIGELKYCGKVLDDTASRDYIDQLASEQKCIDVIIDDWVPKRLMKLYVDFCTKLSEAPNKKLLKKLYNLEVSEDEVIVSDCGLQDLSITPFLDALRLHKTIAVLDLSHNMLGNQTIERLQQIFSSSSQTYGGLTLDLHCNRFGPTALFQICECAVMTDRLEVLNLSGNRLTDACGSYLFTVLQKCKALYSLNVEQCSITSRTVQKMADALHEGSVLSHLSLGKNNPVSGNTMFNLLSKLASLKRFSELSLTGIKLNKLMVDKLCLLAQSSCLSGFLLGGTNIGSGGATKLTEALSCASQELLRLDLSNCGLTTHDFSQVCTNLSQINIVDLNLGGNSFGLEVCDAIVALLANSQCSLRSLTLDRCNLGLAGIVYIILAVAENDQLEELRMAENTNLALQRTLHYDEDVQDVSPGTDQNQRTNAEANNDVALGRVDLDKMEVPDSEDEAAGNEEPRAAPGPDTSCASSCQRNSYSGCHSIQELAEAIVSAKQLKLLDLSRNGLSEEDIQSLYFAWGSGPRGDGIARKHVAKEVMHFSVDGMMCCGLKPCCRRDLQM; this is encoded by the exons ATGGCGAGGCAC AAGAAGCACTTACAACTTGCCAAGGAGGCTGATGACCTTGTTGAACAGCAGAGAGCTAGCACCCAGCTTGGTAGAACTTACTATGAAATCCTTCTAAAATCTGAAAATGACCACAGTGCCATGCGGAATGCCAAGAAATATTTCAAATCATCCATGAAGCTGGCAAGGGTTCTAAAGGAAAATTCCTCATCTCAGAAGGCCCTCTTCCTAAAGGAGCTTATTGATGCGTACAATAATATGGGGATGCTTGAACTAGAACTTGATAACTATGAAGAAGCTGAGAAGTTACTTATTCAGGGTCTGAAGATATGTGAGGATGAAGAGGTACACCAATATGATGATGCTCGCAGTAGGCTCCATCATAATCTAGGTAACGTTTATATCGAACTACGCAATTGGAATAGAGCCAAGGGCCATATTGAGAAGGACATAGAGATATGTAGAAAAATACGTCATACTCAAGGTGAGGCAAAGGGATTTATAAATCTGGGGGAGGTGCATTCCCGTGTTCAAAAGTATGAAGATGCAAAGCTTTGCTACAATAAAGCTCTTCAAATAATGAAGTGCTTAGAAGATGAGGATGCACTAATGGATCAAATCCATCAGAATATTGAAACTGTTACCAAAGCAGCCAAAGTACTTGAGGAAATGAAGGCAGATGAGCAGAAGCTGAAAAAGCTTGTCAGAGATACTTCTAATGCTCGTGGAACATCTAAAGAGAGGAAGCTCCTCCTTGAGCAGTATGCTTGGCTGGATAATCTTATGGAGAAGGCAAGCATGATAACTGCATGGTCAAAA CTCAAGGAATTTTCTAAAGCGCAAAAGAGGGTTGCAAATGAACTCCATGACAAGGAAAAACAGAGCAACTCTCTTTTGGTCATAGGAGAATCTTACCAAAAGCTCAGGAACTTCAGCAAAGCTCGTAAATGGTGCATGAAAAGCTGGAACATGTATCGATCAATTGGAAATTTGGAG GGTCAAGCACTAGCAAAAGTGAACATTGGGAATGTTCTCGATTCTTGTGGTGACTGGGCTGGTGCATTGCAAGCATATGAAGAAGCATACAG AATTGCTGTGGAAGGTGACCTGTCAAATGTGCAACTAGATGCGCTTGAAAACATGCATTACAGTCACATGATCAGATTTGATAATATTGAAGAAGCAAA GAAACTGCAGCAAAAAATAGTCAACCTGAAGAGAGCATTGGATCAACATGCAGCAAGGGATACAGTTAGTGACTATTGCTCAGAAACTGAAAGCGAAGATGGCGGTGTATCCGACAATATGTTTGATACAGAGGACAATGATGCAAAcgttgcaaataatatttctgaGGAATCTGACGATGATGTTGTTCTTGCCTCACTTCTTCATAAAAGTAGGCCATCTAAGACCAAAACATCTAACCACAGTATACCCAAGAATGTTGATGGGTTACGTGGCATGGATGAGGGCACTAAAGAAGTTTTAAGTAAATCATGTAGCAACCATTCTGGTCGAAAGCGTGTCCGTGTGGTCATATCAGATGATGAAGCTGAAGAAAGTCCCGAAATTTATCAGTCAAAAAGAGCATTTACTGGTCGAGCAGATAGTTTGTCTACCTCAG AGCGAATAACTAATGCAGCAACCAGCAACAGAAATCAG CATACCTCTCATCCCACTGAGACCAGAGAAGTAGACAGTGTCTGCACCCCGTGTCCTCCTGAGGAAAGTATATGTTCATTCAAATCAGGTAGTCCCGTTCGTCATGGTGATGATGCTCCAGATCTAGGAGCTTCTAGCATAAGGAAGTTGTCTGTGTCCAAACCAGCAGCAAGTGGATCCAAGGTTGGTACACCTGCAGCAAACAGTCACCCGCAAGGTCAAAATGCTGCTGGCGTTCATTCCTCAGATGCTGATCAC AAGTTCTGGGTGTTCAAAATTGGTGAACATTTGGTTTACTTGGATGCAAATTCATGTACATGTGAGGGTGCCTTTAGCATTGAGTCTCTTAAAGTTGAAGTGGCATGCGTGTACTATCTTCAGATTCCTGATGAGAAGAGGTCAAAAG GTTTGTTGCCTATTATTGGTGAACTCAAGTATTGTGGGAAGGTACTAGATGACACAGCCTCACGAGATTATATTGATCAACTTGCCTCTGAACAGAAGTGCATTGATGTTATTATTGATG ATTGGGTGCCAAAGCGGTTGATGAAATTGTATGTTGATTTCTGCACAAAGTTGTCTGAAGCGCCAAATAAGAAGCTCcttaagaaattatataatctTGAA GTCTCTGAAGACGAAGTTATTGTGTCTGATTGTGGACTCCAAGACCTGTCGATCACACCTTTTCTTGATGCTTTAAGATTACATAAGACAATAGCTGTGTTGGATCTTTCCCATAATATGCTAG GAAACCAAACAATTGAGAGGCTtcaacaaatattttcttcatcAAGCCAAACATATGGTGGCTTGACACTGGATTTACATTGTAATCGATTTGGTCCAACTGCTTTATTTCAG ATATGCGAATGTGCTGTTATGACTGATCGATTGGAAGTGCTTAATCTGTCTGGGAATCGTCTCACAGATGCATGTGGTTCTTACCTTTTCACAGTCCTACAAAAGTGCAAAG CACTGTACAGCTTGAATGTCGAGCAGTGTTCTATCACATCAAGAACAGTTCAGAAGATGGCAGATGCGCTACATGAAGGGTCTGTCCTTTCACATCTCTCCTTAG GAAAAAACAATCCAGTTTCTGGgaatacaatgtttaaccTTCTCTCCAAACTTGCATCTCTGAAAAG GTTTTCAGAGTTAAGTCTGACTGGTATAAAACTGAATAAACTGATGGTTGATAAGCTGTGTTTACTTGCACAATCCTCATGCTTATCAGGATTTCTGCTTGGTGGAACTAACATTGGATCA GGAGGGGCAACTAAACTTACCGAGGCACTATCTTGTGCATCACAAGAATTACTGAGATTGGATTTGTCCAACTGTGGGCTTACAACTCATGATTTCTCTCAAGTCTGTACAAATCTTTCCCAAATTAATATAGTTGACTTGAACCTTGGAGGAAATTCTTTCGGCCTAGAG GTATGTGATGCTATTGTGGCATTGCTTGCGAATTCCCAATGCAGTCTCAGATCTCTCACCCTTGATAGATGCAATCTTGGGCTTGCTGGTATCGTGTACATTATTCTAGCAGTAGCAG AAAATGATCAATTGGAGGAACTACGGATGGCTGAGAACACGAACTTGGCACTACAGAGAACATTGCACTATGACGAAGACGTCCAGGATGTTTCACCCGGTACTGACCAAAATCAACGTACCAATGCTGAAGCAAATAATGATGTAGCCCTGGGACGCGTAGACCTTGACAAGATGGAGGTACCAGATAGCGAAGACGAAGCAGCAGGCAATGAGGAACCCCGTGCAGCACCCGGCCCCGATACGAGCTGTGCAAGTTCATGCCAGAGAAACTCCTATTCCGGCTGTCATTCCATCCAAGAACTCGCAGAAGCCATCGTTTCTGCGAAGCAACTGAAGTTGCTCGATCTCAGCCGTAATGGGTTGTCAGAAGAGGACATACAGTCGCTGTATTTTGCTTGGGGTTCTGGCCCGAGAGGCGATGGAATCGCTCGGAAACATGTCGCCAAGGAGGTGATGCATTTTTCGGTGGATGGGATGATGTGCTGCGGTCTGAAACCCTGCTGCAGAAGAGATTTGCAAATGTAA
- the LOC102714154 gene encoding uncharacterized protein LOC102714154, with protein MNQMASRSSSHHPSSSIATPRFGTRKAAMIRFIRARVHSCSSSNAHLPQPAAPVKMVFEDQVRGVVCYRDDKGEVICEGFDEGPRLGMRLPEKACFPWPMGVQVTDFIELSTLRVFEDIDFQQPKKEKKRKF; from the exons ATGAACCAAATGGCGTCAAGGAGCTCTTCCCATCACCCTTCTTCCTCCATTGCCACCCCAAGATTTGGCACAAGGAAGGCAGCCATGATCAGGTTCATCAGAGCTCGAGTGCACAGCTGCAGCTCCAGCAATGCACACCTACCCCAGCCTGCAGCACCTGTCAAGATG GTGTTTGAAGACCAGGTGAGAGGAGTGGTATGCTACAGAGATGACAAGGGGGAGGTGATCTGTGAAGGGTTCGATGAAGGGCCAAGGCTTGGCATGCGGCTACCCGAGAAGGCCTGCTTCCCATG GCCTATGGGTGTTCAGGTCACCGATTTCATCGAGCTGTCGACGCTTCGAGTTTTCGAAGACATCGATTTTCAGCAGCCCaagaaggaaaagaagaggaaGTTCTGA